The [Pseudomonas] carboxydohydrogena genome includes a window with the following:
- a CDS encoding L-lactate permease, translating to MTWTQVYDPFNNPWLSTAVAALPVIVLLGAIAVFEIKAHWAAILGLGAALAVAVFGFGMPVKLAGLSAAYGAAFGVLPIGWLVLNIIFLYQLTNEKGEFEVLQRSISSLSDDRRLQLLFIAFSLGAFFEGAAGFGTPVAVTAAMLIGLGFSPLAASGLSLIANTAPVAYGALGTPVIALAAVTGLDLHALSGMIGRQLPFFSLIVPFWLIWAFVGFRKMIEVWPAILVAGVSFAVPQYLVSNFHGPWLVDVIAAISSMICLWAFLQVWQPKRVLKEMPERFRKTQKEEEHEHQADKTSAGAVARAWMPWIVLSLFVFAWGTPQVKAWLDGIWIGRFPVEGLHNLILKAPPVVAKLTPEGAVYAFNILSAAGTGIFLSALVSGFLLGYTPLGLIRVFGKTLALVRYSLLTIACMLALGFVTKYSGTDATLGLAMAKTGVFYPFFGAIIGWLGVALTGSDTSSNVLFGGLQKISAQQLGLNPVLMAAANSSGGVMGKMIDAQSIVVASTATKWYGHEGTILRFVFFHSLALAVLVGFLVLGQAYLWPLSLLVH from the coding sequence GTGACGTGGACCCAAGTTTACGACCCCTTTAACAACCCTTGGCTTTCGACGGCGGTGGCAGCATTGCCGGTCATCGTGCTGTTGGGCGCGATTGCCGTTTTTGAGATCAAGGCGCATTGGGCCGCGATATTAGGGCTGGGGGCTGCGCTGGCTGTCGCAGTTTTCGGTTTCGGCATGCCGGTGAAGCTGGCGGGCCTTTCAGCCGCCTATGGGGCCGCGTTTGGCGTGCTTCCGATCGGCTGGCTGGTGCTCAACATCATCTTCCTCTACCAGCTCACCAACGAAAAAGGCGAGTTCGAGGTTCTACAGCGCTCGATCAGCAGCCTGAGCGACGACCGGCGGCTACAACTGCTCTTCATCGCATTTTCGCTTGGCGCGTTTTTCGAAGGCGCGGCTGGGTTTGGCACGCCGGTTGCCGTGACTGCGGCGATGCTCATCGGCCTTGGCTTCTCGCCGCTTGCTGCTTCGGGTTTGTCGCTTATTGCCAATACAGCGCCTGTTGCTTACGGCGCATTGGGAACGCCGGTCATCGCGCTTGCTGCGGTCACGGGTCTCGATCTGCACGCGCTGTCCGGCATGATCGGTCGGCAGCTTCCGTTCTTCTCTTTGATCGTTCCGTTCTGGCTGATCTGGGCGTTCGTCGGCTTCCGCAAGATGATTGAGGTCTGGCCCGCCATTCTCGTTGCTGGCGTTTCATTCGCGGTTCCTCAATATCTGGTGTCGAACTTCCACGGGCCCTGGCTGGTCGACGTTATCGCAGCCATCTCGTCGATGATCTGCCTGTGGGCGTTCCTGCAAGTCTGGCAGCCCAAGCGCGTTCTGAAAGAGATGCCTGAGAGATTCAGAAAAACTCAAAAGGAAGAAGAACACGAACATCAGGCTGACAAGACCTCGGCGGGCGCAGTTGCTCGGGCCTGGATGCCTTGGATCGTCCTCTCCCTGTTTGTGTTCGCGTGGGGCACGCCCCAGGTGAAAGCATGGCTTGACGGCATCTGGATCGGTCGCTTCCCGGTCGAAGGGCTTCACAATCTGATCCTGAAAGCGCCGCCGGTCGTGGCGAAGCTAACTCCGGAGGGAGCGGTCTACGCATTCAACATTCTGTCGGCCGCCGGTACGGGCATCTTCCTCTCGGCACTCGTGTCCGGTTTTCTGCTTGGCTACACGCCGCTCGGCCTCATCAGGGTGTTCGGCAAGACTTTGGCTCTCGTCCGCTATTCGTTGCTGACGATTGCCTGCATGCTGGCGCTGGGTTTCGTGACCAAGTACTCGGGCACCGACGCAACGCTCGGCCTCGCCATGGCCAAGACCGGCGTTTTCTACCCGTTCTTCGGCGCGATCATCGGCTGGCTTGGCGTTGCTCTCACAGGCTCCGATACGTCCTCGAATGTGCTGTTCGGCGGCTTGCAAAAAATCAGCGCCCAGCAACTGGGCCTGAACCCGGTGCTGATGGCGGCCGCCAACAGTTCTGGAGGTGTGATGGGCAAGATGATCGACGCCCAGAGCATCGTCGTCGCATCAACTGCAACCAAATGGTACGGACACGAAGGCACCATCCTGCGCTTCGTGTTCTTCCACAGCCTCGCGCTGGCCGTTCTTGTCGGCTTCCTGGTGCTCGGTCAGGCCTATCTCTGGCCGCTTAGTCTCCTGGTGCACTGA
- a CDS encoding SUMF1/EgtB/PvdO family nonheme iron enzyme: protein MMTLFSTKAMLKITLASFLPLAAAGAPLVFHRAADQPVTAIDTVTLAPAEFSYRVAGDFSRGRMPVNAPLVRSRLSSPLVIMKTEVSEADFGRCVREGACRTIEQAGSLRSDVPVTGVSWEDAIAYAQWLSGKTGEVWRLPTDEEWVFAAGTRAKDDAIETDTTDFSQRWLAKYEQESARERNGDRRPRANGSFGINENGLLDVAGNVWEWTDTCFIRHDLDSKNRPVGEATTNCGVRVVQGAHRSYVSSFIRDARGGGCSTGTPPDNLGFRLVRDDRSWLKRMVVRAFEQLKPAA from the coding sequence ATGATGACTCTGTTTTCGACGAAAGCCATGCTCAAGATTACACTGGCCTCGTTTTTGCCGTTGGCTGCGGCCGGGGCACCTCTGGTTTTTCATCGGGCTGCCGACCAGCCGGTGACTGCGATCGACACCGTCACGCTTGCGCCTGCGGAATTCTCTTATCGCGTCGCAGGCGATTTCAGCCGCGGCCGGATGCCGGTGAACGCGCCGCTGGTTCGCTCGCGGCTTTCGAGCCCTCTGGTCATCATGAAGACAGAGGTCAGCGAAGCGGACTTCGGCCGTTGCGTGCGGGAGGGAGCTTGCCGGACGATCGAGCAGGCCGGTTCGTTGCGATCCGACGTTCCGGTGACCGGCGTAAGCTGGGAGGATGCCATCGCCTATGCGCAATGGCTGTCCGGGAAGACCGGCGAAGTGTGGCGCTTGCCGACGGACGAGGAATGGGTTTTTGCCGCCGGAACGCGCGCCAAGGACGATGCGATCGAAACCGATACGACGGATTTCAGCCAGCGCTGGCTTGCCAAATACGAGCAGGAATCCGCGCGCGAGCGCAATGGCGACCGCAGGCCGCGCGCGAACGGCAGTTTTGGCATCAACGAGAACGGCTTGCTGGATGTTGCCGGGAATGTCTGGGAATGGACCGACACTTGCTTCATCCGGCACGATCTGGATTCCAAGAATCGTCCTGTCGGCGAGGCTACGACAAATTGCGGCGTGCGCGTGGTCCAGGGTGCGCATCGCAGCTATGTCAGCTCGTTCATTCGCGATGCGCGGGGCGGCGGTTGCAGCACGGGCACGCCGCCCGACAATCTGGGATTCCGCCTCGTTCGCGATGATCGCTCGTGGTTGAAGCGCATGGTGGTGCGCGCATTCGAGCAATTGAAGCCTGCCGCCTGA
- a CDS encoding alpha-hydroxy acid oxidase, giving the protein MRLNQCHNFHDFRRLARQRLPGPIFNYIDGGADDESSQRRNTTSFEDCDLVPNVLRGAREVDLSVTVMGQRLATPFYCSPTALQRLFHYRGERAVAAASAGLGTMFGVSSLGTVSLEELRETHDTPQIYQFYFHRDRGLNHAMMQRAKEAGVDVMMLTVDSITGGNRERDLRTGFSIPFRLTLAGMLQFAIKPMWGLQYVTHERFRLPQLEDHVDMSGGAMSIGRYFTDMLDPSMNWDDVAEMVRNWNGPFCLKGIMSVEDAKRAADIGCAGIILSNHGGRQLDGSRAPFDHLAEVVDAVGDRIDVMMDGGIQRGTHILKALSLGAKAVGLGRYYLYPLAAAGQSGVERALGLLRVELERDMKLMGCTSISQLSRENLRFR; this is encoded by the coding sequence ATGCGCCTGAACCAATGTCACAACTTCCATGACTTCCGGCGGCTTGCGCGTCAGCGCCTCCCCGGGCCGATTTTCAACTACATCGACGGCGGCGCGGACGACGAAAGCAGCCAGCGCCGCAACACCACGAGCTTTGAGGATTGCGATCTCGTTCCGAACGTGTTGCGGGGCGCGCGGGAGGTCGATCTCTCAGTCACTGTGATGGGTCAGAGGCTCGCGACACCGTTCTACTGTTCGCCGACGGCGCTACAGCGATTGTTTCACTATCGGGGCGAACGCGCGGTCGCAGCTGCTTCCGCGGGGCTTGGGACGATGTTTGGAGTCTCTTCCCTTGGCACGGTGAGCCTCGAGGAGTTGCGCGAAACGCACGACACGCCGCAAATCTATCAGTTCTACTTCCACCGGGACCGTGGTCTCAATCATGCCATGATGCAACGGGCCAAGGAGGCGGGCGTCGACGTCATGATGCTGACGGTGGACAGCATCACCGGCGGCAACCGCGAGCGCGATTTGCGCACGGGGTTCAGCATCCCCTTCCGCCTGACGCTTGCCGGCATGCTGCAATTTGCGATCAAGCCGATGTGGGGCCTCCAGTATGTCACCCATGAGCGCTTCAGGCTGCCGCAACTGGAAGATCACGTCGACATGAGCGGCGGCGCGATGTCGATCGGCCGCTATTTTACGGACATGCTGGATCCCTCGATGAACTGGGACGATGTGGCCGAGATGGTGCGCAACTGGAACGGGCCGTTCTGCCTCAAGGGCATCATGTCGGTCGAAGATGCGAAACGTGCGGCGGATATCGGCTGCGCGGGGATCATCCTTTCAAATCATGGTGGCCGCCAGCTCGATGGTTCGCGCGCGCCGTTCGATCATCTCGCTGAAGTCGTCGATGCGGTCGGAGACCGGATCGACGTCATGATGGACGGGGGCATCCAGCGCGGAACGCATATCCTGAAGGCATTGTCGCTTGGTGCGAAAGCGGTCGGCCTTGGGCGCTACTATCTTTATCCGCTTGCCGCCGCCGGCCAATCCGGTGTGGAGCGTGCGCTTGGCCTGCTGCGGGTTGAACTCGAGCGCGACATGAAGCTGATGGGATGCACCTCGATCAGCCAGCTATCACGAGAAAATCTGCGCTTCAGATAA
- a CDS encoding TonB-dependent receptor family protein, which translates to MCCMTAAYLGTAGTVHGQSATPGTAIALDPIVVQAPKQSKPKPSSASKRTARSARTTPAVTPSPPKTTSEQTQEIVRVRFDVLPGGVALIPRGELPDTGNLTISKALNDVPGVVVQDFFGGNDQPRIQIRGSGLQQNPVQRGILVLQNGLPLNRADGSYIVGFANPQQAQAIEVYRGYMANRLGATVNGGALNFVSPTGSNAPGVQFSTSGGSFGQINTSGQAGYRQGNVDSLFQFDTSHRDGFRDYNSSDRVNVGGNVGIAISENVKTRIFMGYTKLDFDVAGPLTKSAMYADPRQVFTGPTAVPGGAINPGPNVVRDRPYRDASQFLVGSRTTATFGAHLFDFAAGYTYTDDTFRYPISSGVQTTRGGDFTGLVRYAYNPAAALLPLFETTAQYTIGSADRGYYLNQGGQTGAMFGQNDLSAQTLALFAGFNVPVWHQFTLSPAISYAYATRDNNDLYRLATRPTIAYNPANPTVLLPNGALPTKDTSYARTYNGWSPSIAFSYRPDKLQTFFIAGSRSFEPPTQDDLLATINGTPNTSAGRPNPADPTVAAAVFTTPDLKAQTATTVEGGWRGRADRTSWDAVVYYSWLDNELLSLRDATGASIGAINAGHTTHFGVELGAGVKLTEQWSARLAYTYQDFRFVNDPLRGNNHLAGAPSHLVHAQLQFQATDAWMLQGAVRWSPAKMPVDNMNTLYADPFAVVDLRTEYKINKSFRIFGEVTNLFNKVYASSTLVVDQARPDQAAFLPGDGRGFYAGIKAKF; encoded by the coding sequence ATGTGCTGCATGACTGCCGCATATCTGGGGACTGCCGGCACTGTCCATGGGCAATCGGCAACGCCGGGGACGGCTATCGCACTCGACCCGATCGTCGTTCAGGCTCCGAAACAATCGAAACCGAAGCCTTCATCCGCGTCGAAGCGGACTGCAAGATCGGCACGGACTACTCCTGCCGTGACACCTTCCCCACCCAAAACCACATCCGAGCAAACACAGGAGATCGTGCGGGTGCGTTTCGATGTTTTGCCGGGCGGCGTCGCACTTATCCCCCGGGGGGAATTGCCCGACACCGGCAACCTCACGATTTCCAAGGCACTCAACGATGTTCCAGGCGTCGTGGTCCAGGATTTCTTCGGCGGCAACGATCAGCCGCGCATCCAGATACGCGGGTCGGGTCTTCAGCAAAATCCGGTACAACGCGGCATCCTGGTGTTGCAGAACGGATTGCCCCTCAACCGCGCCGACGGCTCCTACATCGTCGGTTTCGCCAATCCGCAACAGGCTCAGGCGATCGAAGTCTATCGCGGCTACATGGCCAATCGCCTCGGCGCGACGGTGAACGGCGGCGCGCTCAATTTCGTGTCGCCGACCGGATCGAACGCGCCCGGCGTGCAATTCTCGACGAGCGGCGGCAGCTTCGGACAGATCAACACCAGCGGGCAGGCCGGCTACCGGCAGGGCAATGTCGACAGTCTGTTCCAGTTCGACACCAGCCACCGTGATGGCTTCCGCGACTATAATTCATCGGACCGCGTCAACGTCGGCGGCAATGTCGGCATAGCGATTTCCGAGAACGTGAAGACGCGTATCTTCATGGGCTATACGAAGCTCGACTTCGACGTCGCCGGCCCGCTGACCAAGAGTGCGATGTATGCCGATCCGCGCCAGGTCTTCACGGGCCCAACCGCGGTGCCGGGCGGCGCCATCAATCCCGGTCCAAACGTGGTGCGCGACCGGCCATATCGCGATGCAAGCCAGTTCCTTGTCGGCTCGCGCACCACCGCAACCTTCGGCGCGCATTTGTTCGATTTCGCAGCCGGCTACACCTACACCGACGACACGTTCCGCTATCCGATTTCATCGGGCGTGCAGACGACGCGCGGCGGCGATTTCACCGGGCTCGTGCGTTATGCCTACAATCCCGCCGCTGCCCTGCTGCCGTTGTTCGAAACCACGGCGCAATACACCATCGGCTCGGCCGACCGCGGCTATTACCTCAATCAGGGAGGCCAGACCGGCGCGATGTTTGGCCAAAACGATCTGAGTGCCCAGACACTGGCGCTGTTCGCCGGGTTCAACGTGCCGGTGTGGCACCAATTCACGCTGTCGCCGGCCATTTCCTATGCCTATGCAACGCGCGACAACAACGATCTCTACCGTCTCGCGACGCGGCCGACGATCGCTTACAACCCCGCCAATCCCACGGTGCTTTTGCCGAATGGCGCGCTCCCGACAAAGGACACAAGCTATGCGCGCACTTATAACGGCTGGAGCCCAAGCATCGCTTTCTCCTACCGCCCTGACAAGCTGCAAACATTCTTCATCGCAGGCAGCCGCAGCTTCGAGCCGCCGACGCAGGACGATCTGCTGGCAACCATCAACGGCACACCCAATACAAGCGCGGGGCGGCCGAACCCGGCCGATCCAACCGTGGCGGCCGCAGTGTTCACGACCCCCGATTTGAAAGCACAGACCGCGACCACCGTGGAAGGCGGCTGGCGCGGCCGCGCGGATCGCACCTCCTGGGATGCCGTGGTGTATTACTCATGGCTAGACAACGAATTGCTCAGCCTGCGCGATGCCACCGGCGCGTCGATCGGAGCCATCAATGCCGGTCACACCACGCATTTCGGCGTCGAACTCGGCGCCGGCGTGAAACTCACCGAGCAATGGTCGGCCCGTTTGGCCTACACCTATCAGGATTTCCGTTTCGTCAACGATCCACTGCGCGGCAATAACCATCTCGCGGGTGCGCCGTCGCATCTTGTCCACGCACAACTGCAATTTCAGGCAACCGATGCGTGGATGCTACAGGGTGCCGTACGCTGGAGCCCGGCAAAGATGCCGGTCGACAACATGAACACGCTTTATGCCGATCCGTTTGCGGTTGTCGACCTCCGGACGGAATACAAGATCAACAAGAGCTTCCGCATCTTCGGTGAGGTCACCAACCTGTTCAACAAAGTCTACGCATCATCGACGCTGGTCGTCGATCAGGCACGTCCGGACCAGGCGGCATTCTTGCCGGGCGACGGGCGCGGCTTTTACGCGGGCATCAAGGCGAAGTTCTAG
- a CDS encoding methyl-accepting chemotaxis protein: protein MIAPLDCHDELSETIDLSHTQQICDLVAEKMGFDCSFMGQRGVILASNLRERIGTVHAAAARVMGGEVDQFEVTADMAAASNGSMREGINMPVNIDGKRIGSYGLAGPLDAVRPFAYIITSLVGSVIALRIQDVSRTNHISRQVTKATGVAAVAAKAAEEAAKAMLFLSETTSRIGDVATTIGKVAKQTNLLALNATIEAGRAGDMGVGFAVVAQEVKLLSGQTAKATTDIGSQVGKVQGAANEMRRAMDAMNNSINDVSAIVTDIASAIQEPG, encoded by the coding sequence TTGATTGCACCGCTGGACTGTCACGACGAGCTATCCGAAACCATTGATCTTTCTCATACCCAACAGATCTGCGATCTGGTTGCGGAGAAGATGGGGTTTGACTGCTCCTTCATGGGGCAAAGAGGCGTCATTCTGGCCTCCAATCTGCGTGAACGGATTGGAACCGTACATGCGGCGGCCGCGCGGGTGATGGGCGGGGAGGTGGATCAGTTCGAAGTCACCGCCGATATGGCTGCTGCCAGCAACGGCAGTATGCGGGAAGGCATCAACATGCCCGTCAATATCGACGGGAAACGTATCGGCTCCTATGGCCTTGCCGGTCCGCTCGATGCGGTTCGGCCCTTCGCCTATATCATTACCAGCCTTGTGGGATCCGTGATCGCTCTGCGCATACAAGACGTGAGCCGAACCAATCACATCTCGCGCCAGGTGACGAAAGCAACGGGTGTCGCGGCGGTAGCAGCCAAAGCAGCAGAGGAGGCCGCCAAAGCCATGCTGTTTCTGAGCGAGACGACGTCGCGGATCGGAGACGTTGCCACCACCATCGGCAAGGTTGCAAAGCAAACGAATTTATTGGCGCTGAATGCGACAATCGAGGCCGGGCGAGCCGGAGATATGGGCGTCGGATTCGCTGTCGTCGCTCAGGAAGTGAAGCTGCTGTCGGGTCAGACCGCCAAGGCAACGACCGATATCGGCAGTCAGGTTGGCAAGGTGCAAGGCGCGGCCAACGAGATGCGGCGTGCCATGGATGCGATGAACAACAGTATCAACGATGTCAGTGCGATCGTCACGGATATCGCGAGTGCAATACAAGAGCCAGGTTGA
- the nirK gene encoding copper-containing nitrite reductase translates to MLTRRNMLVCAAASALLVTAPALAQDLSSLPHVKVNLVAPPFIHPHEQATKAPPSVIQFRMEVQEKELVIDNDGTKIHAMTFNGSVPGPMMVVHQGDYVELTLVNPSTNTLAHNIDFHASTGALGGGALTLINPGEQVVLRWKATRAGVFVYHCAPGGSMIPWHVVSGMNGAIMVLPRDGLKDEAGKPLHYDKAYYIGEQDFYVPRDDKGKYKTYASAGDSYPDTVEVMRKLIPTHEVFNGRVDSLTGKNALQAKVGERVLMIHSQANRDTRPHLIGGHGDYVWETGKFANPPEKDLETWFIRGGSAGAALYTFRQPGIYAYVNHNLIEAVELGATAQFKVEGKWDDDLMKQVQPPSPIKPTDKLGALQRHQGNI, encoded by the coding sequence ATGCTTACCCGCCGTAATATGCTCGTGTGTGCCGCTGCTTCGGCGCTTCTCGTCACAGCGCCGGCATTGGCGCAGGATTTGTCGTCCCTGCCGCACGTCAAGGTCAATCTGGTCGCGCCGCCCTTCATTCATCCGCACGAGCAGGCAACCAAAGCTCCTCCCAGCGTCATCCAGTTCAGGATGGAGGTTCAGGAGAAGGAGCTGGTGATCGACAATGACGGTACCAAAATTCACGCCATGACCTTCAATGGCTCAGTGCCGGGCCCGATGATGGTGGTGCATCAGGGCGACTATGTCGAGCTGACGCTGGTCAATCCCAGCACCAACACCCTGGCGCACAACATCGACTTCCACGCGTCCACTGGCGCGCTCGGCGGCGGCGCGTTGACGTTGATCAATCCCGGCGAACAGGTGGTGTTGCGATGGAAGGCAACTCGTGCCGGCGTGTTCGTCTATCACTGCGCGCCGGGCGGCTCGATGATTCCCTGGCATGTCGTCTCCGGCATGAACGGCGCCATCATGGTGCTGCCGCGCGATGGACTGAAGGACGAGGCCGGGAAGCCGTTGCACTACGACAAGGCGTACTACATCGGCGAGCAGGACTTCTACGTGCCGCGCGACGACAAGGGCAAGTACAAGACCTATGCATCGGCGGGGGATTCCTATCCTGACACGGTCGAAGTGATGCGGAAGCTCATTCCCACCCATGAAGTGTTCAACGGCCGGGTCGATTCACTCACCGGCAAGAATGCCCTTCAGGCCAAGGTCGGGGAGAGGGTGTTGATGATCCATTCCCAGGCAAACCGGGATACGCGGCCTCATCTGATCGGCGGGCACGGCGACTATGTGTGGGAGACGGGCAAGTTCGCCAATCCGCCCGAGAAGGATCTCGAGACGTGGTTCATTCGTGGAGGCTCGGCGGGTGCAGCACTCTATACGTTCCGTCAGCCGGGCATCTACGCATATGTGAATCACAACCTGATCGAGGCTGTGGAGCTTGGCGCGACCGCGCAATTCAAGGTCGAGGGCAAGTGGGATGACGACCTGATGAAGCAGGTTCAGCCGCCGTCTCCGATCAAGCCGACCGACAAACTTGGTGCCTTGCAAAGGCATCAGGGGAACATCTGA
- a CDS encoding FCD domain-containing protein: MAAHIEKLILEGVLRPGEKLAPERELSEKLDVSRPTLREAFEILEGRGLLVSSRSGTFVAQFLTPLFQPLAALLQDKPRVTADYFEFRSIQEAHAARFAAMRATDVDRQGIQQCMEQMQKAHQLDDPTQEGDADVDLHLLIYEASHNVVLLHIMRALSDLLRNDIFYNRAQLYLREGVRNQLLEQHLAIARAVIAGKAKDAETAAAQHIRFTFETVEEIRRDSLRLETSLSRVNRSDFLA; encoded by the coding sequence ATGGCCGCGCACATCGAAAAGCTCATTCTGGAAGGTGTGCTGCGGCCGGGCGAAAAACTTGCGCCAGAACGTGAGCTTTCCGAAAAACTCGATGTCTCGCGCCCAACGCTTCGCGAGGCGTTTGAGATTCTCGAAGGGCGCGGTTTGCTGGTCAGCAGCCGATCAGGAACCTTCGTTGCGCAATTCCTCACGCCGCTCTTCCAGCCCCTCGCGGCGCTGCTGCAAGACAAGCCACGGGTCACCGCCGATTACTTCGAATTCCGGAGCATTCAGGAAGCGCACGCGGCTCGATTTGCGGCCATGCGTGCCACCGACGTCGATCGTCAGGGAATCCAGCAATGCATGGAGCAAATGCAGAAGGCTCACCAGCTAGACGACCCGACGCAGGAAGGCGATGCGGATGTCGACCTTCATCTCTTGATCTATGAGGCAAGCCATAACGTCGTACTGCTACACATTATGCGTGCTCTCTCCGATCTTCTGCGCAACGACATTTTCTACAATCGCGCACAGCTCTACCTGCGGGAGGGCGTACGCAATCAGTTGCTCGAGCAACATCTCGCCATCGCGCGAGCCGTGATCGCAGGCAAAGCCAAGGATGCCGAAACCGCCGCAGCGCAACACATCCGCTTTACTTTTGAAACGGTAGAGGAGATTCGGCGCGACAGCTTGCGGCTGGAAACGTCACTCAGCCGCGTGAACCGCAGCGACTTCCTGGCATGA
- the dld gene encoding D-lactate dehydrogenase yields MTEIKTGDVPSRAVLLDRLRAIVGATHVLTVGRKTRRYTRGFRCGGGPVAAVVRPGSLVEMWRVLNAAVEAGRVVIFQAANTGLTGGSTPWGEDYDREIVLISVMRLKGIHLIEDGRQVLCLPGATLDSLEKQLSPLGREPHSVIGSSCIGASVLGGICNNSGGALIQRGPAYTEMSLYAEVCADGSVGLVNHLGLDLGNDPEQILSRVERGDLPASAPTSAWASDREYVTHVRDIEAETPARFNADPRRLRESVGCAGKLAVFAVRLDTFEAEKDTAVFYIGTNDAAELTEIRRHILADFQNLPISGEYIHREAYDVAAKYGKDTFLFIQKVGTNRMPAFFATKARIDALTERLGLGTTISDRLAQGLARLMPQHLPPRMNDFRDRYEHHLLLRMGGAGIAEARNYLSDIFPSAHGDMFECTPKEGTAALLHRFAVAGAAVRYRAIHAREVEDIVALDIALRRNDRDWVEHLPAEMDAKIEKKLYYGHFFCHVFHQDYVVKKGHDCLALEHEMWSLLDERGAEYPAEHNVGHLYHAKPELAGFYRKLDPTNSFNPGIGQTSKCAHWH; encoded by the coding sequence ATGACCGAAATTAAGACCGGGGATGTCCCGTCGCGCGCCGTTCTGCTGGATCGTCTGCGTGCTATCGTCGGTGCAACTCATGTGTTGACCGTGGGCCGAAAGACGCGGCGCTATACGCGCGGCTTTCGCTGCGGCGGTGGTCCGGTGGCGGCGGTGGTGCGTCCTGGCTCTCTGGTCGAGATGTGGCGGGTGCTGAATGCGGCCGTCGAGGCTGGACGCGTGGTGATCTTCCAGGCGGCGAATACCGGATTGACGGGTGGTTCGACTCCCTGGGGGGAGGACTATGATCGCGAGATCGTGCTGATCAGTGTGATGCGTCTGAAGGGCATTCACCTGATCGAAGATGGGCGGCAGGTGCTCTGTTTGCCCGGCGCGACGCTGGATTCGCTGGAGAAGCAACTAAGTCCGCTGGGGCGAGAGCCGCATTCGGTGATCGGCTCATCCTGCATCGGGGCCTCGGTGCTGGGCGGTATCTGCAACAATTCGGGCGGCGCGCTGATCCAGCGCGGACCTGCCTACACCGAGATGAGCCTTTATGCCGAGGTATGTGCCGACGGTTCGGTCGGGCTCGTCAATCATCTCGGGCTGGATTTGGGGAACGATCCCGAACAAATCCTGTCGCGCGTCGAGCGCGGCGATCTGCCTGCTTCGGCCCCGACAAGCGCCTGGGCCTCGGACCGTGAATACGTCACGCATGTTCGCGACATCGAGGCGGAGACGCCCGCGCGGTTCAATGCCGATCCGCGCCGGCTTCGCGAGTCGGTAGGGTGTGCGGGCAAGCTCGCCGTTTTCGCCGTGCGGCTTGATACGTTCGAGGCTGAAAAGGATACGGCCGTCTTCTATATAGGCACGAACGATGCGGCTGAGCTGACGGAAATTCGCAGGCACATCCTTGCCGACTTCCAGAACCTGCCGATCAGCGGTGAATATATCCATCGTGAAGCCTATGACGTGGCCGCAAAATACGGCAAGGACACCTTTCTGTTCATTCAGAAGGTGGGCACCAACCGGATGCCCGCGTTCTTCGCCACCAAGGCCCGCATCGATGCGCTGACCGAGCGCCTGGGGCTTGGCACGACGATCTCGGACCGCCTCGCGCAAGGTCTGGCCCGGCTGATGCCGCAGCATTTGCCGCCAAGAATGAACGATTTCCGCGATCGCTACGAACATCACTTGCTTCTGCGTATGGGCGGCGCAGGTATCGCCGAAGCGCGCAATTATTTGAGCGACATCTTTCCTTCTGCTCACGGCGACATGTTCGAGTGCACACCGAAGGAAGGCACCGCCGCGCTTCTGCACCGCTTTGCGGTGGCGGGAGCGGCGGTGCGTTATCGCGCGATCCATGCCCGCGAGGTCGAAGACATCGTCGCCCTCGACATCGCGCTACGCCGCAACGATCGCGACTGGGTCGAGCACCTGCCGGCGGAGATGGACGCGAAGATCGAGAAGAAGCTCTATTATGGTCACTTTTTCTGTCACGTTTTCCATCAGGACTACGTGGTGAAAAAAGGCCATGATTGTCTCGCGCTGGAGCACGAGATGTGGAGTCTGCTCGACGAGCGAGGGGCGGAGTACCCAGCCGAGCACAATGTCGGTCACCTGTATCACGCCAAGCCTGAATTGGCGGGATTCTATCGAAAGCTCGATCCGACCAATAGTTTCAACCCCGGCATTGGCCAGACCTCAAAATGCGCCCATTGGCATTGA